A stretch of the Glandiceps talaboti chromosome 23, keGlaTala1.1, whole genome shotgun sequence genome encodes the following:
- the LOC144452974 gene encoding CCR4-NOT transcription complex subunit 2-like isoform X1 codes for MAQFNQMQGLGQRPLQLADHLPWSAQFGMSQEQRKTQPELSSPGGGGDKNKSRMGFYKENDLTDPSIFFNPASIFQPHRTEKDVSSKTEGSIYQSNIFPPHRTEKDVISMLSSTSLSQSQFGASLYGQQVCDMFDTAGIGSIGMTNVQRGMPNPTQQFPGRSVSSHHGNLPGHVTPTSTGMPMPSNIQQHPPSSPSRGILSVGPRGGLFNQVPGSNQVGGGGGGSTAGMNLQTTNRANAVTMPSGLTSPNRQSPTMLAMQQQQQKQQQQQQQQQRLGLGTIGTTPATSIGGFGITRGQSSFSTAGVMSSVSQPSFTNSFTNAGIFSDTAPTLDLNDFPALNNRGRRGSDGSSNSVPLNPMNSMAGRTAYVGMVSKQTEPQQEFQIQNEDFPALPGANNANNMKTAGNKFNTGLPLLLPGNAYDGSGLSSKDGGRFPGDKPSEQSKRGIQIHTDGKITSIPTGMVTDQFGMVGLLTFIKAAESDPNLVALALGSDLTTLGLNLNSPDFRNLYSTFSSPWADTPCRPQDIDFHVPQEYLTNVHIRDKLAPIKLSRYGEDLLFYLYYTHGGDVLQLAAAAELYNRDWRYHKEERVWVTRAPGMEPTVKTNTYERGTYYFFDCHGWRKVAKEFHLEYDKLEDRPHLPPTFGHNPTTTNQVMVH; via the exons GTTTGGCATGTCCCAGGAACAGAGAAAGACACAACCAGAGCTGTCCTCGCCAG GTGGTGGTGGAGATAAAAATAAGAGTCGAATGGgattttacaaagaaaatgattTAACAGATCCAAGTATATTCTTCAACCCAGCAAGTATATTTCAACCTCATAGGACAGAGAAAGATGTTAGTTCG aaaaccgaaggctcaattTACCAGAGTAATATATTTCCACCGCATAGGACAGAGAAAGATGTCATTTCT ATGTTAAGCTCAACATCGTTGTCACAATCACAGTTTGGTGCAAGTTTGTATGGTCAACAAG TGTGTGACATGTTTGATACAGCAGGTATTGGCAGCATAGGGATGACTAATGTACAAAGGGGTATGCCAAATCCAACACAACAGTTTCCAGGACGATCAGTGTCCAGTCACCATGGTAACCTGCCAGGTCATGTGACTCCCACCAGTACTGGCATGCCTATGCCTTCCAATATTCAACAGCATCCACCGTCATCACCTAGCag GGGTATTTTATCAGTGGGTCCACGTGGTGGTTTATTTAATCAAGTACCAGGTAGCAATCAAGTTGGCggaggtggtggtggcagtACTGCTGGTATGAATCTACAGACTACAAACAGAGCAAACGCTGTCACTATGCCATCAGGGCTTACTAGTCCGAATAGACAGTCACCTACTATGCTTGCAatgcaacaacagcaacagaaacagcaacaacagcagcagcagcaacaaagACTAGGTCTTGGAAC GATTGGTACCACACCAGCGACTAGTATCGGAGGTTTTGGCATAACAAGAGGACAAAGCAGTTTTAGTACAGCTGGTGTTATGAGTAGCGTTAGTCAACCATCCTTCACCAATTCATTTACAAATGCTGGTATAT TTTCTGACACAGCACCAACGCTAGACCTGAATGACTTTCCAGCATTGAACAATAGAGGGCGCCGTGGCAGTGATGGTAGTAGTAACAGTGTACCCCTCAATCCAATGAATAGTATGGCAGGCAGAACTGCATATG TAGGAATGGTCAGTAAACAAACGGAACCGCAACAAGAATTTCAGATACAAAACGAAGACTTCCCAGCATTACCAGGTGCTAACAATGCCAATAACATGAAAACAG CTGGGAACAAATTCAACACAGGCCTACCACTCCTCTTACCAGGTAATGCGTATGATGGGTCAGGTCTGTCAAGTAAAGATGGTGGACGATTTCCTGGTGATAAACCTAGTGAGCAAAGTAAAAGAggaatacaaatacatacagatG GCAAGATTACCAGTATCCCTACTGGTATGGTGACAGATCAGTTTGGTATGGTTGGACTATTGACTTTCATCAAAGCAGCAGAATCCGACCCAAACCTTGTAGCACTAGCGTTAGGAAGTGATCTCACTACATTAGGTCTTAACCTTAATTCACCTGA TTTCAGAAATCTATACAGTACGTTTTCATCGCCATGGGCTGATACTCCATGTCGACCTCAAGATATAGATTTCCATGTACCACAGGAGTATCTTACAAATGTTCACATTAGAGACAAG TTGGCTCCAATTAAGCTGAGTAGATATGGTGAagatttattattttatctgtACTACACACATGGAGGTGATGTATTACAgcttgctgctgctgctgaacT ATATAACAGAGATTGGAGATACCACAAAGAGGAGAGAGTGTGGGTGACAAGGGCGCCTGGTATGGAACCTACcgttaaaacaaatacatatgaaCGCGGAACTTACTATTTCTTTGACTGCCATGGATGGAGGAAAGTTGCTAAAGAGTTTCACTTAGAATATGACAAACTTGAAGATAGGCCACATTTACCACCCACATTTGGTCAtaacccaacaacaacaaaccaagtTATGGTTCATTAG
- the LOC144452974 gene encoding CCR4-NOT transcription complex subunit 2-like isoform X2, with the protein MAQFNQMQGLGQRPLQLADHLPWSAQFGMSQEQRKTQPELSSPGGGGDKNKSRMGFYKENDLTDPSIFFNPASIFQPHRTEKDVSSKTEGSIYQSNIFPPHRTEKDVISMLSSTSLSQSQFGASLYGQQVCDMFDTAGIGSIGMTNVQRGMPNPTQQFPGRSVSSHHGNLPGHVTPTSTGMPMPSNIQQHPPSSPSRGILSVGPRGGLFNQVPGSNQVGGGGGGSTAGMNLQTTNRANAVTMPSGLTSPNRQSPTMLAMQQQQQKQQQQQQQQQRLGLGTIGTTPATSIGGFGITRGQSSFSTAGVMSSVSQPSFTNSFTNAGIFSDTAPTLDLNDFPALNNRGRRGSDGSSNSVPLNPMNSMAGRTAYGMVSKQTEPQQEFQIQNEDFPALPGANNANNMKTAGNKFNTGLPLLLPGNAYDGSGLSSKDGGRFPGDKPSEQSKRGIQIHTDGKITSIPTGMVTDQFGMVGLLTFIKAAESDPNLVALALGSDLTTLGLNLNSPDFRNLYSTFSSPWADTPCRPQDIDFHVPQEYLTNVHIRDKLAPIKLSRYGEDLLFYLYYTHGGDVLQLAAAAELYNRDWRYHKEERVWVTRAPGMEPTVKTNTYERGTYYFFDCHGWRKVAKEFHLEYDKLEDRPHLPPTFGHNPTTTNQVMVH; encoded by the exons GTTTGGCATGTCCCAGGAACAGAGAAAGACACAACCAGAGCTGTCCTCGCCAG GTGGTGGTGGAGATAAAAATAAGAGTCGAATGGgattttacaaagaaaatgattTAACAGATCCAAGTATATTCTTCAACCCAGCAAGTATATTTCAACCTCATAGGACAGAGAAAGATGTTAGTTCG aaaaccgaaggctcaattTACCAGAGTAATATATTTCCACCGCATAGGACAGAGAAAGATGTCATTTCT ATGTTAAGCTCAACATCGTTGTCACAATCACAGTTTGGTGCAAGTTTGTATGGTCAACAAG TGTGTGACATGTTTGATACAGCAGGTATTGGCAGCATAGGGATGACTAATGTACAAAGGGGTATGCCAAATCCAACACAACAGTTTCCAGGACGATCAGTGTCCAGTCACCATGGTAACCTGCCAGGTCATGTGACTCCCACCAGTACTGGCATGCCTATGCCTTCCAATATTCAACAGCATCCACCGTCATCACCTAGCag GGGTATTTTATCAGTGGGTCCACGTGGTGGTTTATTTAATCAAGTACCAGGTAGCAATCAAGTTGGCggaggtggtggtggcagtACTGCTGGTATGAATCTACAGACTACAAACAGAGCAAACGCTGTCACTATGCCATCAGGGCTTACTAGTCCGAATAGACAGTCACCTACTATGCTTGCAatgcaacaacagcaacagaaacagcaacaacagcagcagcagcaacaaagACTAGGTCTTGGAAC GATTGGTACCACACCAGCGACTAGTATCGGAGGTTTTGGCATAACAAGAGGACAAAGCAGTTTTAGTACAGCTGGTGTTATGAGTAGCGTTAGTCAACCATCCTTCACCAATTCATTTACAAATGCTGGTATAT TTTCTGACACAGCACCAACGCTAGACCTGAATGACTTTCCAGCATTGAACAATAGAGGGCGCCGTGGCAGTGATGGTAGTAGTAACAGTGTACCCCTCAATCCAATGAATAGTATGGCAGGCAGAACTGCATATG GAATGGTCAGTAAACAAACGGAACCGCAACAAGAATTTCAGATACAAAACGAAGACTTCCCAGCATTACCAGGTGCTAACAATGCCAATAACATGAAAACAG CTGGGAACAAATTCAACACAGGCCTACCACTCCTCTTACCAGGTAATGCGTATGATGGGTCAGGTCTGTCAAGTAAAGATGGTGGACGATTTCCTGGTGATAAACCTAGTGAGCAAAGTAAAAGAggaatacaaatacatacagatG GCAAGATTACCAGTATCCCTACTGGTATGGTGACAGATCAGTTTGGTATGGTTGGACTATTGACTTTCATCAAAGCAGCAGAATCCGACCCAAACCTTGTAGCACTAGCGTTAGGAAGTGATCTCACTACATTAGGTCTTAACCTTAATTCACCTGA TTTCAGAAATCTATACAGTACGTTTTCATCGCCATGGGCTGATACTCCATGTCGACCTCAAGATATAGATTTCCATGTACCACAGGAGTATCTTACAAATGTTCACATTAGAGACAAG TTGGCTCCAATTAAGCTGAGTAGATATGGTGAagatttattattttatctgtACTACACACATGGAGGTGATGTATTACAgcttgctgctgctgctgaacT ATATAACAGAGATTGGAGATACCACAAAGAGGAGAGAGTGTGGGTGACAAGGGCGCCTGGTATGGAACCTACcgttaaaacaaatacatatgaaCGCGGAACTTACTATTTCTTTGACTGCCATGGATGGAGGAAAGTTGCTAAAGAGTTTCACTTAGAATATGACAAACTTGAAGATAGGCCACATTTACCACCCACATTTGGTCAtaacccaacaacaacaaaccaagtTATGGTTCATTAG
- the LOC144452974 gene encoding CCR4-NOT transcription complex subunit 2-like isoform X4: MAQFNQMQGLGQRPLQLADHLPWSAQFGMSQEQRKTQPELSSPGGGGDKNKSRMGFYKENDLTDPSIFFNPASIFQPHRTEKDVSSKTEGSIYQSNIFPPHRTEKDVISMLSSTSLSQSQFGASLYGQQAGIGSIGMTNVQRGMPNPTQQFPGRSVSSHHGNLPGHVTPTSTGMPMPSNIQQHPPSSPSRGILSVGPRGGLFNQVPGSNQVGGGGGGSTAGMNLQTTNRANAVTMPSGLTSPNRQSPTMLAMQQQQQKQQQQQQQQQRLGLGTIGTTPATSIGGFGITRGQSSFSTAGVMSSVSQPSFTNSFTNAGIFSDTAPTLDLNDFPALNNRGRRGSDGSSNSVPLNPMNSMAGRTAYVGMVSKQTEPQQEFQIQNEDFPALPGANNANNMKTAGNKFNTGLPLLLPGNAYDGSGLSSKDGGRFPGDKPSEQSKRGIQIHTDGKITSIPTGMVTDQFGMVGLLTFIKAAESDPNLVALALGSDLTTLGLNLNSPDFRNLYSTFSSPWADTPCRPQDIDFHVPQEYLTNVHIRDKLAPIKLSRYGEDLLFYLYYTHGGDVLQLAAAAELYNRDWRYHKEERVWVTRAPGMEPTVKTNTYERGTYYFFDCHGWRKVAKEFHLEYDKLEDRPHLPPTFGHNPTTTNQVMVH; encoded by the exons GTTTGGCATGTCCCAGGAACAGAGAAAGACACAACCAGAGCTGTCCTCGCCAG GTGGTGGTGGAGATAAAAATAAGAGTCGAATGGgattttacaaagaaaatgattTAACAGATCCAAGTATATTCTTCAACCCAGCAAGTATATTTCAACCTCATAGGACAGAGAAAGATGTTAGTTCG aaaaccgaaggctcaattTACCAGAGTAATATATTTCCACCGCATAGGACAGAGAAAGATGTCATTTCT ATGTTAAGCTCAACATCGTTGTCACAATCACAGTTTGGTGCAAGTTTGTATGGTCAACAAG CAGGTATTGGCAGCATAGGGATGACTAATGTACAAAGGGGTATGCCAAATCCAACACAACAGTTTCCAGGACGATCAGTGTCCAGTCACCATGGTAACCTGCCAGGTCATGTGACTCCCACCAGTACTGGCATGCCTATGCCTTCCAATATTCAACAGCATCCACCGTCATCACCTAGCag GGGTATTTTATCAGTGGGTCCACGTGGTGGTTTATTTAATCAAGTACCAGGTAGCAATCAAGTTGGCggaggtggtggtggcagtACTGCTGGTATGAATCTACAGACTACAAACAGAGCAAACGCTGTCACTATGCCATCAGGGCTTACTAGTCCGAATAGACAGTCACCTACTATGCTTGCAatgcaacaacagcaacagaaacagcaacaacagcagcagcagcaacaaagACTAGGTCTTGGAAC GATTGGTACCACACCAGCGACTAGTATCGGAGGTTTTGGCATAACAAGAGGACAAAGCAGTTTTAGTACAGCTGGTGTTATGAGTAGCGTTAGTCAACCATCCTTCACCAATTCATTTACAAATGCTGGTATAT TTTCTGACACAGCACCAACGCTAGACCTGAATGACTTTCCAGCATTGAACAATAGAGGGCGCCGTGGCAGTGATGGTAGTAGTAACAGTGTACCCCTCAATCCAATGAATAGTATGGCAGGCAGAACTGCATATG TAGGAATGGTCAGTAAACAAACGGAACCGCAACAAGAATTTCAGATACAAAACGAAGACTTCCCAGCATTACCAGGTGCTAACAATGCCAATAACATGAAAACAG CTGGGAACAAATTCAACACAGGCCTACCACTCCTCTTACCAGGTAATGCGTATGATGGGTCAGGTCTGTCAAGTAAAGATGGTGGACGATTTCCTGGTGATAAACCTAGTGAGCAAAGTAAAAGAggaatacaaatacatacagatG GCAAGATTACCAGTATCCCTACTGGTATGGTGACAGATCAGTTTGGTATGGTTGGACTATTGACTTTCATCAAAGCAGCAGAATCCGACCCAAACCTTGTAGCACTAGCGTTAGGAAGTGATCTCACTACATTAGGTCTTAACCTTAATTCACCTGA TTTCAGAAATCTATACAGTACGTTTTCATCGCCATGGGCTGATACTCCATGTCGACCTCAAGATATAGATTTCCATGTACCACAGGAGTATCTTACAAATGTTCACATTAGAGACAAG TTGGCTCCAATTAAGCTGAGTAGATATGGTGAagatttattattttatctgtACTACACACATGGAGGTGATGTATTACAgcttgctgctgctgctgaacT ATATAACAGAGATTGGAGATACCACAAAGAGGAGAGAGTGTGGGTGACAAGGGCGCCTGGTATGGAACCTACcgttaaaacaaatacatatgaaCGCGGAACTTACTATTTCTTTGACTGCCATGGATGGAGGAAAGTTGCTAAAGAGTTTCACTTAGAATATGACAAACTTGAAGATAGGCCACATTTACCACCCACATTTGGTCAtaacccaacaacaacaaaccaagtTATGGTTCATTAG